TCCGACTACAAATCGGCCCAAGTGGCGGCCTGCTCGCCGAAAATCATCCGTGTCACCCCCTGGGAATGACTCCGGTTTGCCGCACAGGCAGCGTCAGGCGGACGATCGTGCCCGCACCCGGCGCGCTCTCCACGTCAACGCGGCCGCCGTGGTTCGTCACGATCCGCCAACATTTCGACAGCCCCAGTCCGAGCCCGCGTCCGGCGCCTCGGCCCGAATAAAACGGATCGAACAGGTGCCGCCGCACCTCGGGCGTAAGGCCTGGTCCGTCGTCGCGCACGACGATCTCGAGCGATGCCTCCCCCGCCTCCGATCGCGCGGCGCATTGCACCTCGATACGCCCCTCCGAGCCGATCGCCTCCAGCGCGTTCGTCACCACGGCCCGCACGGCCACCTGCACCTGCGTGGCGTCGACCTCGGCGAAGAGCTCGTCGTCGCTGGCCGAAAAATCGAGCGTAATGCGCCGCTCGTCGGCCAACGTCTGCAAACCAGAGATCGCCTCGCGCACCAGGGCCACCACGTCACAGTCGGCCGGGCGCGGTTGGGCAGGCCGGGCAAAGTGCATCAAGTCGGCGATCATCTCGTGGACGCGCAGCGCCTGCCGATTGATCACCGCCAGTTCGCGGCGCCGCTCGGCGTCGTGTTCCTCGCGCAAAAAGAGCTGCGCGCGCCCCGAGATCACCGCCAGCGGCGGATTGAACTCGTGCCCGGCGCCGGCCGCCAGTTCCGCCAGCGCCTCGAGCTTCTCCGTTTCCAGCATCTCGGCGAAACGCGCCTCCAGCGCGGCCAGACGCGCCACGCGATCGGCCACGCTCGCCAACCGCGCGGCCTCGGCGGCACTCGCCAACCGCCAGCGTTTGGAGTTCCGACCCGCGGTCGTCCGATGCGCGGCGTTGCTCGCGCGTGCCTCGACCAGCGCACGCCGCACGAGCCCCACCAGCGGCGCTTCGTCGCTGGAATTCGCTTCGCGCTCACTCAGCCCGACGACGAGCTGCCGCAGCCAGGCGGGCAGCGCCGCACACGTGCGAGCCTCGCGCCCGGCTCCGCACAAGGTAAACCAGGTCTCCGTACCCGACAGCAGTCCCGCCAAACGTGCCTGCTCGCCACGAGTTCCGTCAATCTTTCTAGCCAGACGCAACGAGTGTTCCGCCACGTGCGATGCCCGCTCTGCCAGTCGCGCCATCCGACGCGCGATCGTTCGCTCGATCTCGGTCGCCGCGGCAGCGTAGTCCTCTGATGGCAACAGTGCCGGCAGTCTCGGCGCAAGCCACGCGGCCAGGGCCTCGGCGGTCGTTAGATCATCGCTGCCGGCCCGGGCCGCTTGGCAGCAGACCCACAGTGCCAGCGGCGCCTCGCACCGCAAAACAGATACCAACCCCTCCGCGCGAGCTTCCATCGCTTCGACGAGCAGCGCATCGACCAACCCCGTGGCGGCCTGCTGCGAAAGAGGCAGCCGCACCCGAGCACCGGCCAGTTCGATCGGAGGAAGCACGTGCATCACGGCGATGGTTTCTCTAACAGCCCGACTCAAGAAAAAAGGCGGCATCGGGTCAGCCGCTTGTCGCGCCGACCCGATGCCGCCTTGGCAACTTTTTTCATCAGTTACTCGCGACGCGAGCTAGCTGGCCGAGAAGGTCTCGACCTCGAGCAACTGGCAGATCCGATCGACCAGCGTCTCGACCTCGAACGGCTTCGGCAGGAAATCGTTCGCGCCAGATGCCTTGAGCTCGTCGATCTTGTCTTCCTCGACCATGCCCGAGATGCAGATGATCCGCACGTCGTCCATCGTCTTGTCGCTGCGGACGCGCTGGCAGACTTCCTTGCCGTTGATATCCGGCAGCATCACGTCGAGCACGAGCAGGTCGGGATGATAGTCCTTGACCATCATGCCGGCGTCGAAGCCGTTGTTCACGCTGCGCACCTCGAAACGGCCGTCCCGCTCCAGCACGTCGACGATCAGTTCGACCAGCTCTTCGTCGTCGTCGACGATCAGAATCTTGCGCTTCCCGCTTTCCAACGCGTCGGTCGGAATGCCGTTGTCGCGCATGAACAGAAACAACTGGTCACGCGGAATGCGGCGGAAACGACTCCCCGGGACGCGAAATCCCTTCAACTGCCCCGAGTCGAAACAGCGGATAATCGTTTGTTGGCTGACTTTGCAGATCTTGGCTGCTTCGCCCGTGGTGAAGACGGTCTTCATGGTTCCTAACCACCCCTCTCCCTAGCCGATGGCAAGGTTCGAGTTTGCGGGACCGCGGGTCGGCTCTCTCCGCAAGAGCACGCTGCCGGTCGCCAGAATCCTCCGTGTCGCTTGCGGGCCTGTCCTATCCCGCAACGCCCCTTGT
This genomic window from Pirellulales bacterium contains:
- a CDS encoding response regulator, with translation MKTVFTTGEAAKICKVSQQTIIRCFDSGQLKGFRVPGSRFRRIPRDQLFLFMRDNGIPTDALESGKRKILIVDDDEELVELIVDVLERDGRFEVRSVNNGFDAGMMVKDYHPDLLVLDVMLPDINGKEVCQRVRSDKTMDDVRIICISGMVEEDKIDELKASGANDFLPKPFEVETLVDRICQLLEVETFSAS